A stretch of Romeriopsis navalis LEGE 11480 DNA encodes these proteins:
- a CDS encoding CHAT domain-containing protein has translation MPRLTLHIRLLLLSCLSYGLAVSNAPHAIAQPAADMTADRLVQTVQVRRLPNFIRQNKLRQAARLYRQSNNTEKLQTVQVQLAELAYEDGQYVRAKRLLPTLERYGRRHPAWLSYLLTKGRLELQQGQYQQALSSFNRGRTGPFPQQRDDRTILNTQVGELYRAFGWYRQAESHLSNATITAKSRLHRAEALATMGRLQFDLGQYDNAKRYYTQAISLRQGVGHQRGRRNLLELARNHIELGQVYRALGQTRNSQTQYRASQSVAVAIQDNDLTIQFHLQMAELAIADKDWRTAKQQLDQAKRTPGNPQNQIATLNTLADYHMGRNAPDEALAQYQQAAKIAQPQNAAAALAHIEHNIGQLQLAKSQYPQAIATLGRSIERYESLRFDLQTMDKVILADRQSQAYQALQQAYVANGQPEQALVIAERGRARTFIELLSARLTEQRINPVQPPNLADIRTIARNKAATIVTYSIIHDATTKTESTLYIWVIQPTGKIQFQSVDLHAQSAQNYSPKMIAAAMRSKNRLHITQVQANATANIPSARTSLRSGYDLLIQPIAQWLPPSSTERIIIVPQGVLFSVPFHALKNQAGRYFIESHTIQLAPSIQTLGISHQRPIQALTANPLIIGNPAPMPADFEALPGAEREATAIAKLLKTEALIGAAATEKTVRAQLSQASLIHLATHGLLDEQQGMASAIALVPGANSDGLLTASELSQLQLQANLAVLSACETGRGKITGDGVLGLSRSLILAGVPNVVVSLWAVPDKSTETLMTEFYRQLPQQSNKAQALRQAMLTTMKIHPEPIDWAGFVLLSVDD, from the coding sequence ATGCCCCGTTTGACCCTGCATATTCGCTTGTTACTCCTGAGTTGCCTGAGTTATGGGTTGGCCGTGAGCAACGCACCCCATGCAATCGCCCAGCCTGCGGCAGACATGACCGCCGATCGCTTAGTCCAGACAGTCCAAGTCCGTCGCCTGCCCAACTTCATTCGCCAGAACAAGCTCCGTCAAGCCGCACGACTGTACCGCCAAAGTAACAACACGGAAAAACTCCAAACCGTCCAAGTTCAGCTCGCCGAACTTGCCTATGAAGACGGCCAATATGTCCGAGCCAAGCGTTTACTCCCCACGTTAGAACGCTACGGACGGCGGCATCCCGCCTGGCTATCCTACCTACTGACCAAAGGCCGCTTAGAACTACAACAAGGGCAATACCAACAGGCTCTCAGCAGTTTTAATCGCGGTCGCACCGGACCTTTTCCGCAACAGCGAGACGATCGAACAATTTTGAATACCCAGGTGGGTGAACTGTACCGCGCCTTTGGCTGGTATCGTCAGGCGGAATCCCATTTGAGTAATGCCACCATCACCGCGAAGAGCCGCTTACATCGAGCCGAAGCGCTGGCTACCATGGGACGCTTACAATTCGACCTTGGCCAGTACGATAACGCCAAGCGTTATTACACACAGGCAATTTCCTTGCGCCAAGGGGTGGGGCACCAGCGCGGTCGCCGCAATTTGCTAGAACTCGCCCGCAACCATATTGAACTCGGTCAGGTTTACCGTGCTCTCGGCCAAACCCGCAATAGCCAAACACAATATCGCGCCAGTCAATCCGTTGCCGTCGCGATACAGGACAATGACCTAACAATTCAGTTTCACCTACAAATGGCGGAACTGGCGATCGCCGACAAAGATTGGCGCACCGCCAAGCAGCAACTCGATCAGGCAAAACGCACCCCCGGTAATCCCCAAAATCAAATTGCCACGCTGAATACGCTCGCCGATTATCACATGGGCCGAAATGCACCGGATGAAGCCCTAGCACAGTATCAACAAGCAGCAAAAATTGCCCAACCCCAAAATGCCGCGGCAGCATTAGCCCATATCGAGCACAATATTGGACAATTACAGTTAGCCAAAAGCCAATACCCTCAAGCAATTGCGACTTTAGGCCGCAGCATCGAGCGCTATGAATCGCTACGCTTTGATTTGCAGACAATGGATAAAGTTATCCTCGCTGATCGCCAGTCTCAGGCTTATCAAGCGCTACAGCAAGCCTACGTGGCCAATGGCCAACCCGAACAAGCCCTAGTGATTGCCGAGCGAGGACGGGCTAGAACCTTTATCGAACTCCTATCGGCCCGCCTCACCGAGCAACGGATTAATCCGGTTCAACCCCCGAATTTAGCAGACATTCGCACAATTGCCCGCAACAAAGCCGCCACGATCGTCACCTATTCAATCATTCATGACGCCACCACCAAAACGGAATCCACACTCTACATTTGGGTGATTCAACCCACTGGTAAAATTCAATTCCAGTCCGTTGATTTACACGCACAGTCAGCCCAGAACTACAGTCCCAAAATGATCGCGGCGGCCATGCGATCGAAAAATCGCCTGCATATTACGCAAGTCCAGGCAAACGCGACCGCAAACATCCCATCCGCCAGAACTAGCCTGCGATCAGGCTATGACTTACTAATCCAACCAATTGCCCAATGGCTCCCACCCAGCAGCACTGAGCGGATCATTATTGTGCCCCAGGGTGTCCTCTTTTCCGTGCCGTTCCATGCGCTCAAAAATCAAGCTGGCAGATACTTCATCGAATCCCATACCATTCAACTCGCCCCCTCGATCCAAACATTAGGCATCTCACATCAACGACCCATCCAAGCCCTCACAGCAAACCCCTTAATCATCGGCAATCCCGCGCCAATGCCCGCAGATTTTGAGGCCTTACCCGGTGCAGAACGCGAAGCAACGGCGATCGCCAAACTACTCAAAACCGAGGCCTTAATCGGTGCCGCCGCCACCGAAAAAACGGTTCGAGCCCAACTCAGCCAAGCCAGTTTGATTCATCTGGCAACCCATGGCTTACTGGACGAGCAGCAGGGCATGGCCAGCGCGATTGCCCTCGTCCCCGGCGCCAACAGCGATGGCCTACTCACGGCCAGCGAATTATCCCAGCTCCAGCTCCAAGCAAATCTCGCCGTCTTAAGCGCCTGTGAAACCGGTCGGGGCAAAATTACCGGGGACGGGGTCTTAGGCTTATCACGATCGTTAATCCTTGCGGGTGTCCCCAACGTCGTAGTCTCACTTTGGGCAGTACCCGATAAATCCACCGAAACCTTGATGACGGAGTTTTACCGACAGCTGCCCCAGCAATCGAACAAGGCCCAAGCCCTACGGCAAGCCATGCTGACAACCATGAAGATCCACCCCGAGCCGATTGACTGGGCCGGCTTTGTCCTTTTGAGTGTGGATGATTAA